From the genome of Hathewaya histolytica, one region includes:
- the rpoC gene encoding DNA-directed RNA polymerase subunit beta' — protein MFELNNFDAIQIGLASPEQIREWSRGEVKKPETINYRTLKPEKDGLFCEKIFGPMKDWECHCGKYKRVRYKGIVCDRCGVEVTKSKVRRERMGHIELAAPVSHIWYFKGIPSRMGLILDMSPRSLEKILYFASYVVIDPKETSLIKKQLLSEKEYREAVDKFGYSSFFAEIGAEAIKILLSEIDLESLSVELKEELKTNTGQKRVRSIRRLEVVESFRKSTNKPEWMVIDVIPVIPPDIRPMVQLDGGRFATSDLNDLYRRVINRNNRLKKLLSLGAPDIIVRNEKRMLQEAVDALIDNGRRGRPVTGPGNRPLKSLSDMLKGKQGRFRQNLLGKRVDYSGRSVIVVGPELKMYQCGLPKEMALELFKPFVMKKLVEIGIAHNIKSAKRMVERVMPQVWDVLEEVIKDHPVMLNRAPTLHRLGIQAFQPILVEGRAIKLHPLVCTAYNADFDGDQMAVHVPLSVEAQAEARFLMLAAHNILKPSDGKPVCVPTQDMVLGSYYLTMDRDGAKGEGRTFSSPEEVYMAYQCGELDLHSKIKVRITKEVNGENLKGIIATTPGKLIFNESIPQDLGFIDRSNPENIFKLEIDFLVSKKNLGKIIDKCYLKYGPTVTSIMLDKIKSTGYHYSSIGAITISVSDMIVPESKKTLLAEADATVEKIEKMYRRGFISEDERYEKVIDKWTKTTESVANALMDSFDKFNPIFMMADSGARGSKSQIKQLAGMRGLMANPSGKIIELPIRASFREGLNVLEYFISTHGARKGNADTALKTADSGYLTRRLVDVSQDVIIREEDCGTKDGFIVTEIKEGNELIESLTERLTGRYSAQDIIHPETGEVIVKCDDYMDIELASKVEESGVKSVLIRSVFTCKSKFGVCSKCYGMNMATGEKINIGESVGIIAAQSIGEPGTQLTMRTFHTGGVAGADITQGLPRVEELFEARKPKGLAIVGEVSGVARIEETKKKRVVVITADDGEEYSYDIPFGSRLKVTNGTRIEAGDEITQGSVNPHDILRIKGIEGVKNYLLSEVQKVYRLQGVDINDKHLEVVVRQMTRKVKIEESGDTSLLPGTLIDIIEFDAENSKAVDEGGSPAEGKVTLLGITKAALATDSFLSAASFQETTRVLTDAAIKGKIDPLVGLKENVILGKLIPAGTGMTRYRTLKISTEDQDVEEQVQNQ, from the coding sequence TTGTTTGAATTAAATAATTTTGATGCTATTCAAATAGGATTGGCTTCACCAGAACAAATAAGAGAGTGGTCAAGAGGTGAGGTTAAAAAACCTGAAACAATAAACTATAGAACATTAAAACCAGAAAAAGATGGTCTTTTTTGTGAAAAAATATTTGGACCTATGAAAGACTGGGAATGCCATTGTGGAAAATATAAAAGAGTAAGATATAAAGGTATAGTATGTGACAGATGTGGTGTTGAAGTTACTAAGTCTAAAGTAAGACGTGAGAGAATGGGGCATATTGAACTTGCAGCCCCTGTATCTCATATTTGGTATTTCAAAGGTATACCATCAAGAATGGGATTAATACTTGATATGTCACCTAGATCTTTAGAAAAAATATTATACTTCGCATCTTATGTAGTTATAGATCCAAAAGAAACGTCTCTAATAAAGAAACAACTATTAAGTGAAAAAGAATATAGAGAAGCTGTGGATAAATTTGGATATAGTAGCTTTTTTGCCGAAATAGGTGCAGAAGCTATAAAAATATTACTATCAGAAATTGATCTTGAGTCTTTATCAGTAGAACTAAAGGAAGAATTAAAGACTAATACAGGACAAAAGAGAGTAAGAAGTATAAGAAGATTAGAAGTTGTTGAATCATTTAGAAAATCAACTAATAAACCTGAATGGATGGTAATTGATGTCATACCAGTTATACCACCAGATATCAGACCTATGGTTCAATTGGATGGTGGAAGATTTGCAACTTCAGACTTAAATGATTTATATAGAAGAGTAATAAATAGAAATAATAGACTTAAAAAATTATTATCTTTAGGTGCACCGGATATTATAGTTAGAAATGAAAAAAGAATGCTTCAAGAAGCAGTAGATGCGCTTATAGATAATGGTAGAAGAGGAAGACCTGTAACTGGGCCTGGAAATAGACCATTAAAATCTTTATCTGATATGCTTAAAGGAAAGCAAGGTAGATTTAGACAGAACCTACTAGGAAAACGTGTTGATTATTCTGGACGTTCCGTTATAGTTGTAGGACCAGAATTGAAAATGTATCAATGTGGTCTTCCGAAGGAAATGGCACTTGAACTATTTAAACCATTTGTAATGAAAAAGCTTGTTGAAATCGGAATTGCACATAATATTAAGAGTGCAAAAAGAATGGTTGAAAGGGTAATGCCACAAGTTTGGGATGTCTTAGAAGAAGTAATAAAAGACCATCCAGTAATGCTTAATCGTGCTCCGACGTTGCATAGATTAGGAATTCAAGCATTCCAACCTATATTAGTAGAAGGAAGAGCTATAAAATTACATCCGTTAGTATGTACAGCATATAATGCGGACTTTGATGGAGACCAAATGGCAGTTCACGTACCATTATCTGTAGAAGCTCAGGCAGAAGCTAGATTTTTAATGCTTGCAGCACATAATATATTAAAACCGTCAGATGGTAAACCAGTTTGTGTACCTACACAGGATATGGTACTTGGTTCATATTATCTAACTATGGATAGAGATGGAGCTAAAGGTGAAGGAAGAACTTTTTCTTCTCCAGAAGAAGTTTACATGGCATACCAATGTGGAGAGTTAGATCTACATTCTAAAATCAAGGTTAGAATTACTAAAGAAGTAAATGGCGAAAACTTAAAAGGAATTATAGCTACTACTCCTGGAAAGTTGATATTTAACGAATCTATACCACAGGATTTAGGTTTCATAGATAGAAGCAATCCAGAAAATATATTTAAATTGGAAATTGATTTCCTAGTAAGCAAAAAGAATCTAGGAAAGATTATTGATAAATGTTATTTGAAATATGGACCAACAGTAACCTCTATTATGCTTGATAAAATTAAATCTACAGGATATCATTATTCAAGTATAGGGGCGATAACAATATCTGTATCAGATATGATAGTTCCAGAATCCAAAAAGACATTACTTGCTGAAGCTGATGCTACTGTAGAAAAAATTGAAAAGATGTATAGAAGAGGCTTTATATCTGAGGATGAAAGATATGAGAAGGTAATAGATAAGTGGACTAAGACTACAGAAAGTGTTGCAAATGCATTAATGGATAGTTTTGATAAATTCAACCCAATATTTATGATGGCTGATTCTGGTGCGAGAGGATCTAAGAGCCAGATTAAACAGCTTGCAGGTATGAGAGGTCTTATGGCTAACCCGTCAGGAAAAATTATAGAACTTCCGATTAGAGCATCTTTTAGAGAAGGACTTAATGTACTTGAGTACTTTATATCTACACACGGAGCTAGAAAAGGTAATGCCGATACAGCACTTAAAACTGCAGACTCTGGTTATTTAACAAGAAGACTTGTTGATGTAAGTCAGGACGTAATAATAAGAGAAGAGGATTGCGGAACAAAAGATGGTTTCATTGTTACTGAAATTAAAGAGGGTAACGAATTAATTGAGAGCTTAACTGAAAGATTAACAGGAAGATATTCAGCACAAGATATAATACACCCTGAAACTGGAGAAGTTATAGTTAAATGTGATGATTACATGGATATAGAACTTGCTTCAAAGGTTGAAGAATCAGGTGTGAAATCAGTATTAATAAGATCAGTCTTCACTTGTAAATCAAAATTCGGTGTATGTTCTAAGTGTTATGGTATGAACATGGCAACTGGTGAGAAAATAAACATTGGAGAATCAGTTGGAATTATAGCAGCTCAGTCAATTGGAGAACCTGGAACTCAGCTTACAATGAGAACATTCCATACAGGAGGAGTTGCTGGCGCGGATATTACGCAAGGTCTTCCTAGAGTTGAAGAATTATTTGAAGCTAGAAAACCAAAAGGGCTTGCAATAGTGGGAGAAGTTTCCGGAGTTGCTAGGATAGAAGAAACTAAGAAGAAGAGAGTAGTAGTCATAACAGCTGATGATGGTGAAGAATATAGTTATGATATACCATTTGGATCTAGGTTAAAAGTTACAAATGGAACAAGAATTGAAGCCGGAGATGAAATTACTCAAGGTTCAGTAAACCCACATGACATTTTAAGAATAAAGGGTATAGAAGGTGTTAAAAACTATCTATTATCAGAAGTTCAGAAAGTTTATAGACTACAAGGGGTTGACATCAACGATAAACACTTAGAGGTTGTAGTTAGACAAATGACTAGAAAAGTTAAGATTGAGGAATCAGGAGATACTTCTTTACTACCGGGAACTTTGATAGATATTATAGAGTTCGACGCAGAGAATAGTAAAGCAGTAGATGAAGGTGGAAGTCCAGCTGAAGGAAAAGTAACTCTTTTAGGTATTACTAAGGCAGCGCTTGCTACAGATTCATTCCTATCAGCAGCTTCATTCCAGGAAACTACAAGAGTTCTTACTGATGCAGCTATAAAAGGAAAGATAGATCCACTAGTAGGACTTAAAGAAAATGTAATCCTAGGTAAATTGATACCGGCAGGAACTGGTATGACTAGATATAGAACTTTAAAAATAAGTACTGAGGATCAAGACGTAGAAGAACAAGTACAAAACCAATAA